From a region of the Tenggerimyces flavus genome:
- a CDS encoding ABC transporter substrate-binding protein, with protein MQIKGVATGFAAVLLGASLLAACTDEPKSPAATTVELLTWHGPESSTKYYEGYQKIAESYMETHEDVDIEIKYEADDTFGSILETGFAGNTAPDIVQMKSGQRTTFSANLLDLRKHLLQPNPYDKREPRWIDTFVGGEAAFPPEKNASSANGLLFVPNDGNPDVYAGKLYIFNKKLVADAGLDPNSPPKDWKEMFTWLEALKGKPEVAPIAGSKDVGGKVSQIGYGFGADYADRYFAPEFNTPEFADDLYNDKLYVLTCYTGGSQPALTDLPYYPAMFKLMKQHLSYYQTSWTENSPETEILTFASAKAALMNTTFWDYGTLVGSLSDSSFPDGYGLFQLPYFGKDTLPYAVGQGWVTQAEADAAAPFAVDRPAAAGGAGKHEYGFTVNAASAKDTKKLNAIVDFLRYLSSKDVQAKYVQTAQSMSPVKDVPLIDALTPFVVAEPPGGYAKHVLGYTVVEWGKAGWDVDLTRFLSGSMSSADMVKAVAAPEWAKDIPKLEALKEGVATAKADAQKAAADTKEEKGRALAFAQLRLKFYERYYYSLKGDLRVLG; from the coding sequence ATGCAGATCAAGGGAGTCGCGACCGGATTCGCCGCGGTGCTGTTGGGGGCGTCGCTGCTCGCGGCGTGTACGGATGAACCGAAGTCGCCGGCGGCCACCACAGTGGAGCTGCTGACCTGGCACGGTCCGGAGTCGAGCACGAAGTACTACGAGGGCTACCAGAAGATCGCCGAGTCCTACATGGAGACCCATGAGGACGTCGACATCGAGATCAAGTACGAGGCGGACGACACGTTCGGCAGCATCCTCGAGACGGGTTTCGCCGGCAACACGGCGCCGGACATCGTCCAGATGAAGTCCGGGCAGCGCACGACGTTCAGCGCGAACCTGCTCGACCTCCGCAAGCACCTGCTCCAGCCGAACCCGTACGACAAACGCGAGCCGCGCTGGATCGACACCTTCGTCGGGGGCGAGGCCGCCTTCCCGCCGGAGAAGAACGCGTCGAGCGCGAACGGTCTGCTGTTCGTCCCGAACGACGGCAACCCGGACGTCTACGCAGGCAAGCTCTACATCTTCAACAAGAAGCTCGTCGCCGACGCCGGGCTCGACCCGAACTCTCCTCCGAAGGACTGGAAGGAGATGTTCACCTGGCTGGAGGCGCTCAAGGGCAAGCCCGAGGTCGCGCCGATCGCCGGCTCGAAGGACGTCGGCGGGAAGGTCTCCCAGATCGGCTACGGGTTCGGCGCGGACTACGCCGACAGGTACTTTGCCCCGGAGTTCAACACTCCCGAGTTCGCCGACGACCTCTACAACGACAAGCTCTACGTGCTCACGTGCTACACCGGCGGATCCCAACCAGCGTTGACGGACCTGCCGTACTACCCGGCGATGTTCAAGCTGATGAAGCAGCACCTCAGCTACTACCAGACGAGCTGGACCGAGAACAGCCCGGAGACCGAGATCCTCACGTTCGCCAGTGCGAAGGCCGCGCTGATGAACACGACGTTCTGGGACTACGGCACGCTGGTCGGGTCGCTGAGCGACTCGTCGTTCCCCGACGGGTATGGCCTGTTCCAGCTTCCCTACTTCGGCAAGGACACGCTCCCGTACGCGGTCGGACAGGGCTGGGTCACCCAGGCCGAGGCCGACGCCGCAGCGCCGTTCGCGGTCGACCGCCCCGCCGCGGCGGGTGGTGCGGGAAAGCACGAGTACGGCTTCACCGTGAACGCCGCGAGCGCGAAGGACACCAAGAAGCTCAATGCGATCGTCGACTTCCTGCGCTACCTGTCCAGCAAGGACGTTCAGGCCAAGTACGTGCAGACCGCGCAGTCGATGTCCCCGGTGAAGGACGTGCCGCTGATCGATGCCCTGACGCCGTTCGTGGTGGCCGAGCCTCCGGGCGGGTACGCGAAGCACGTCCTCGGCTACACGGTCGTCGAGTGGGGCAAGGCAGGTTGGGACGTCGACCTGACCAGGTTCCTCAGCGGCTCGATGAGCTCGGCGGACATGGTGAAGGCGGTCGCGGCTCCGGAGTGGGCGAAGGACATCCCGAAGCTGGAGGCGCTGAAGGAAGGCGTCGCGACCGCGAAGGCCGACGCGCAGAAGGCCGCCGCGGACACCAAGGAGGAGAAGGGCCGGGCATTG